ACCAAAGCCACCAAATCCTTCGAATGGATTGCCGCCAAAGCCACCGCCTGCTGCGCCGCCGACACCCGCATGACCGAACTGGTCGTAGCGCTGGCGCTTTTGCTTGTCTTTTAGGACTTCATATGCCTCGTTAACCTCTTTGAATTTAGCTTCATCGCCGCCTTCTTTGTCAGGATGGTACTTCACCGCTGCTTTACGAAAAGCCTTCTTAATCTCATCCTCAGAAGCGGTTTTCGACACACCTAACACTTCATAATAATCGCGCTTACTCATATATGTTCATTATACGCTTTTAGCACTCGACATGCAAGAGTGCTAGCCTCGCCCGTGGTATACTTAAAATATAGGAGGTGTTATGAAACAGACAGCAATTATCAATTCAGAAATCAAGGCCCGGTGCGCGGATCAAGAGTCGGTGCGCCAATATCTACGTGAGCACGGCGCGGACTTTAAGGGGACTGACCATCAAATTGACACATATTTTGATGTGCCCAAAGGGCGCCTGAAGCTACGTCAAGGACCGATCGAAAATAACCTTATCTTTTATCGGCGGGCCGATACCAATGGGCCGAAACAATCGACTATCAACCTATCGCCAGTTGCGCCGGACTCGACCATCGGCGAGGTGCTGACGGCGGCACTCGGTGTACGTGTGGTTGTCGATAAGCAGCGCGAAATTTACTTCATCGACAATGTCAAGTTTCATATCGACACTGTTAAGGGTCTCGGGAATTTTGTCGAAATTGAAGCCATCGATACCGACGGCAAACGAAACGCCGAGCAGCTGGAGCAACAATGCTCACACTACATGCGTGAACTTAGTATCCAGGATACGGATTTAGTGGTTGGCTCGTATAGTGATTTGCTGGAGAGTGCGGCTCTTTCACATTAGCCGCAGACAATTAACCGGTAACAGATAGTATGCGCTGAGTCCACGAGAATATAAAACTACCCCCTTCTATCGGGGGTAGTTTTGTTATGAGTTGGCGCCGAGACTACTTCTCGTCAACCACTTCGCCTTCGACTGGTTCGTCCTTGTCAGATTTTTTGTCGTCCTTAGACTCATCAGCCTTTTTGTCCTCAGCGGCTTGCTGGTACATTTTGGCACCGATTGGCATGATGGCGTCCTGCAAGGCTTTAGCTGCTGCTTCTAGCTCATCTTTGTCGTCAGCGTCTTTGTGCTTTTCCGCTTCCTTGACCGCTTCGTCAATCGCTTTCTTGTCGTCGTCAGAAATCTTATCTTTGAACTCATCCGGCATTTTCTTTGCCTGGTAGATGGCGTTTTCCAGCTGGTTTTTAGCATCAACGGTCTCGCGCTTTTTCTTGTCCTCGTCAGCGTGCAGCTCAGCTTCTTTCTGGGCTTTTTCGATATCTTCCTTGCTCATGTTGCCAGAGTTTTGGATGGTGATTGATTGCTCCTTGCCAGTGCCTTTATCTTTAGCAGTAACATTAAGGATACCGTTGGCGTCGATGTTAAACGTCACTTCAATCTGCGGCACACCGCGCGGTGCTGGTGCGATACCATCAAGCACAAAGCGACCCAAACTCTTGTTGTCATTGGCAAATTCGCGCTCACCCTGCAAGACGTGGATCTCCACTTGCGGCTGATTGTCAGCGGCGGTCGAGAATACTTCCGACTTGCTGGTCGGCACGGTGGTGTTACGCTCGATCAGCTTGGTCGACACGCCGCCCATCGTCTCGATACCAAGGCTCAATGGCGTCACGTCCAGTAGCAGCACATCCTTGACATCGCCAGCCAGCACACCACCCTGGATAGCTGCACCAACAGCCACCACTTCGTCTGGATTGACGCCCTGCATCGGGTCTTTGCCGAACAACTTCTTCACCCGCTCGACCACTGCTGGCATGCGGGTCATGCCACCAACCATGACAACATTTTGGATGTCTGATTTAGAGAGTTTGGCGTCTTTGAGTGCTTTTTCAACTGGGCCGTCAAGGCGCGCCAACAGATCTTTCACCAAATCTTCCAACTTGGCCCGTGTCAGGCTCAACTCAAAGTGCTTTGGCCCGTCAGCATCAGCGGTGATAAACGGAATATTGACTTCGTATTCAGTGACTGTCGATAGTTCTTTCTTGGCCTTTTCCGCTTCATCCTTCAGGCGCTGCATGGCTGCATTGTCTTTGCGTAGGTCAATACCTTCTTTAGACTTAAAGTCATCAAGGAAGTAGTTAACGATGACGTTATCAAAGTCTTCACCGCCCAGGTGAGTGTCGCCATTGGTCGCTTTCACTTCAAACACGCCGTCACCAAGCTCCAGGACGGAAACGTCAAAGGTACCGCCACCAAGGTCAAACACCACGATGGTTTCGTCATTTTTGCCTTTTTCCAGGCCGTACGCCAGAGCAGCTGCCGTTGGCTCATTAATGATACGCTTGACTTCCAGTCCAGCAATTTTACCAGCGTCTTTGGTAGCTTGGCGCTGCGAATCGTCAAAGTAAGCCGGCACGGTGATGACGGCTTCGGTGACTTTTTCGCCGAGGAACGCCTCGGCGTCGGCCTTGATTTTGCCGAGGATCATGGCTGAGACTTCTTCTGGCGTGTATTCCTTGCCGCCCATTTCCACGGCCACACCCGCACCTTTCTTGACGATCTTAAACGGCATGAGGCCACGGTCTTTTTGGACTTCTTTGTCATCAAACTTACGGCCAATAAAGCGCTTGACACCATAAATTGTGTTCTTTGGATTAGTCACACGCTGACGCTGCGCCACTTGTCCGACCAAGCGTTCGCCCTTTTTATTAATCGCTACCACTGATGGCGTCGTACGATTACCCTCAGCGTTAGCGATAACTTCTGGCTTGCCCGCCAACATATACGCAAAGGCGCTGTTGGTTGTACCGAGGTCAATTCCGATAATTTTACCCATATGATTCCCCTTTCTTTGTTATGATCACATCTGGTTTTTCTTATATTCATTTTAGCACTCTTTTGCATCGAGTGCCAACTATTTCAGTATAAATAATTAGCACTCCCATGTCAAGAGTGCTAATTCATTTTGTGACGACTAATTATTTCTCTGATGCGTCAGTATTTTCTTTGACATCCGCCCGCGTTGATTCCGATGACTGGCGCGTCACCTTAACCATCGCGTCGCGAATCACTACGCCGTCTAGTGTATAGCCAGCACGTAGTTCCTCAGCAACAACTTCTTTGTCGCCTTCTGCTTCTCCGTCAAATTGAACGGCTTGGTGCAGCTCAGGGTTAAATAATGTGCCGGGTTTAGCGTTAATTTTCTCGAGACCGATTTCCTTGAGTTGCTTGTCGAGTTGTTTACCCAGGCCAGCCACGCCTCTCGCCCACGCGTTATCCTGCAATTCCTCTGGTACGTTAACAATCGCCCGCTCAATCGTATCAATCACCGGTAATAATTTCATCACCGACTTGGCCTGACCCATTTGGTGCGCTGACTGTTTTTCTGTCTCCACACGCTTGCGATAATTCTCAAAATCCGCCCGCGTCCGCTGCAAATCCAGCGTTAACTCGCCCAACTGCTGCTCCAAATCTTCAGCTTTTTTAGCCTTACTCTTCGTCATTTTTTCCTCCTTCTAAACGGCCAAAACGGCTCGTCGCCATATGTGCAGGGAAAGAACGCGATCATAGCCATGAAAATAATAATCAAAATAATCACCACTAGCCACGTTGGCAAGCCGCTCAGTAGTCCGCCAATCCATTCAGCCATTACAATACCTCCTCCAACATCGCACCGGTTCGCCTAACCAGCTCCATCGTTCGACGGTAATTCTGCCGCGTCGGACCGATCACGCCGATGTAACTATTATTACTAAACTTTGAACAAAACCTACTAATAATCAACGTTGCTCCAGAACTTTTACCAATCGGATTTTCGCTGCCGATAAACACATTGAGCGGGTGGTTCGGTGCCGCTTCACGTAGCCACGGCTCAATATTATCAATCAACCTGGCAATCGCTTGCACGTGATCACCCTCGACAAACTCCGGCTGGCTAAACAACTGCGTCATACCATTCATATATAGATGATCACCAAACGAGGCGAAACCAAAATTACCAGTCAATTCAACCAGGCTATCGACAGCACTACGAATCGCTCGATCAGACGTATCAACGTGCGAGTTAACATGCGCTTCGATCGCTCTCGCACTGCGATCGATGCCGCTCGGCAGCTCCGTCATCTGGGCATCGGTGATGCCATTGACGTACAACCGGTAGCCCTTATCCGTAGGAATTCGACCAGCGCTAGTATGCGGCGCTTCAATAAATCCCATCTCCTCGAGCTTGGCCATTTCGCTGCGAATCGTAGCGCTGGACACGCCAAACAACTTGGCTAGCGTCACGCTGCCAACTGGCGCCGCAATTTCGGCGTATTGCTCAATAATGGCAGCTAAAATCGCCTGTTGACGTTCGGTCATACTCCTATTATATCGCACATTTAGCACTCTTGCAAGGCGAGTGCTAATGCGACCTTGCCGCGCGCCTGGCTTGGCTACGCGCTCGCGTAAATCGCCTGGCAGCATCTGACGAAAACATCAGCACCGCTACAATATTCAGCCCAATGAACAGCAGCGTACTGGCTGTCGACCAGGTTATCTTGCCGATGGTCAACGTGAATGAATTAGCGATAACTGCCAGCCCGGATATCATCATCAATACCAGCCGCAATCGATTGCTACCGCTAAATGTCCGGCTCACCAGCACGATGGTCGTAATCACCCACACCACGCCAATGATAATCGACGAACCAATCAGCCAATTGGCAATCACCGCCGCGTCATTCACCTGACCATCCATCATCAGTTCAGCCACCGTCTGGCTATGAAATTGGTCAATCGCAAGTAACTCAACAACAGTGTTGATGATACTGACCGCCAGCGCCGCAAACATTGCCACCACGCCAAACGCAATCTGTGGCGGCCGCCGACTCCAAAATTGCTGTATCAATGTGTCGTGTGCTACTGGCATCACCTCGTGCGAAGTAGCATCGAGAATCACCTCGTCGCGCTCCTCTATCAATGACTTGTTGGCGCGCACTCGCCCGACCTCAAGCACTGGCAGATCGCCATCGGTCTGAATGGTGTCGCCGCCGCCGTTGCGCGAATGATACCCGGTGGAAAAATCTTTCAAGGTGGTCACCTCGATCGAGGCGCGCGCTTTCAAAGCCGACTGGACGATATAATCCCGCTCGATGTCAGTATTCTCATCAATCTTATGAGTGATTTGCAGAGTAAATAGACTAAAACCGACACTTCTGTCGTACGTGCCCGCCGCCAGCCAGTCCACTCGGTGACCGCCCGGCAGCAGCCAGCCTTGTGGACAACGCCAGAAACGCACGTGATGGCGCTTGCCGGGATTGCCATCAACCTCCTGCTGGTAGGTAAAGTCCTGCCGCCGACCAAATAAAAACAGTGATGAGACCGGCGCCTGCGGATAGCTACGCCGCGTCAATATTGCCACCATCATCCGCCATGATGAACGCACGGTTATTTCCTCCGCTAACGTCCAGCCAGCCGCGGTCATCGCTTGATGGACCTGTGCCTCCGAGCCGCGCAGAGCCAGATTGACAGGATCACCCAGCAGTCCGTCCGCCGTCCGTGTCCGCCCGATGAAATAATTCGGTACGTACAAGCTGCTCAGGATACGATGCAGCCGCGGCAGTGCCAGGTAAGCCGTAATCAGCCACACCACCACAAACAGCCCAACCATCCACCAGCCGCCCGAATGCCAACCCTCGCGCCACACGAGCCACGCCAGCCAGAACGACGCCGCACCGGCTAATAAGAAAAAGATCTGGTCAAGCAACCCCGACAACGACCAAAACGGTCGTCTCAGCGAAAACGACGACTTCTTCGTCGCCATCTAGACTGCGTCCTCACCCATCAAATAATCAAGAAGGTCCCGCGCTATCAACCGCGCCTCGTCATCACGCCGATTGAACACGTCACCGCGCTCAATAATTTCGCCGCAAACTCGCACCGCTCGGCTCAAATCATCATTGATAATCACGTGGTAATACGGCACCTCCAGCGCGTGACTGAGCTCGGCGATGGCCGACTGGCGGCGCTTCGGCCAGGCCGTTTGAAATTCTGCTTCCGTCGCGTACCGCTGCTTCAATCGCTCCAGCCATGTCGGATAATCCGGCGGCACGATAAAGATAGCGATACAACCCGGCGCCAATTGCTCATACTCAGCCACACCCTGTACGTCAATATCAGTGATCGCCGTTTGCTGATGGTCGTGCGCTAACTGCAGCTCGGCTGTCGAGGTACCATACACCTTGCCGTGGACGAACTTGGCCTCAATGAACTGATGGTGCTCGAGCATGGTCAGTGCGGTTGCTTGATCAATAAAATGATAATCGACGCCGTCGCGCTCTGGCTGACCGTTATTTGCCCGTGGCTCCCGCGTGGTGTGCGACACGATATCACGAAATGACGGCGATCGCAACAACCGTCTTTTGATCGTATCCTTGCCCGCGCCGGAAATACCGGTCAGTAGCGCAATTTTAGTATCTCGCACCAGCGCTACGGCCGCTTCGGTCGGCTGGTATTCCCTGATGACACGTTCAAGATCTGACATATGAGTATTATACCAGATTATTGCCTAAGCTTCCGGGAGCAGCTGCGACTTCTTATCTATGTACCATGTCCATCGCCCGAATATGCGGCGGACGATGCGTTAGCTGAGGGCGACGAGACGGCACAGCGATGTGAGCACGGGAATGAGCGGTGGCTTGCGGGTGGGTCAACTCCTTTGGCTGTGGCGGTAATTTTGGCTGGGTCGGCAGTTGGTGCGGCTGGGATAGTGGGCGCTTGATAGTCGATTGCGTATCAGCATGCGGCGTACTGGCACGAGGACTAGTATGCGGGCGGCAAGTGGTTGGTTTGGACGCCGCTTGGGGCGCTGTAACTGATGGTTGGTTTGGACGCCGAGATGACGCAGCGGCTACGGGATTAAGCGGACGAGTCGGGCTCGAAGGCTGAGATGAAAGCGGTGGCTTCGTCAGCGGCGGGTGCGGCGGATGTGATGAGAGCGGCTTGACTGGCTGAGCCTTGACGGAAGAAAGTTTGTTGAGCGGACGCTTGGCCGGAGCTGGCACCGAAGTAGTGGGCTTGATCAGTGAAGCGCGTGATGGTGAGAGGGCGTGCTTCGGCGGCTGGGGCTTGACGGACGGCTTGGTAAATGATGCGCTTCGCGAGCGCTGGACGCCACGCGGTGGCATAATGTCATGAAAGACTGCCGGCTTTTTAGGGTGAGGTTTAGCCGGCGGATTGGAAGCGGGAGTCTTTTGAGGAGCGGTAGAACGCGAGCGAGGTAAATGAGTAGAAGGTTGCGGCGGTACAACGCGAGACGCAGCCGAAGGACGAGCTGGCTGCGCGGCTACAGTTTGCCGCTGAATACTATGACGCCGAGCCGGAGCTGGCGCAGAGTGAGGAAAACGTGGCGCGGGCGATGTGGGAGATGCGGCGGGTACTGAGGTAGCCACCGGACGCTGACGCGGCACCGATGCTTCAGTGTCAATATCCGATACCTCGCCCTTACGGCGTTTGCCGAGCCGAGCCTTCTTGAATAGCTTTGTCAACTTCATCAGCGCCACCCCATCCCTTGGGAGATGTCGATACCGAAAATGATTACGGTCAGCTGGTCGATATGACCCTCCTTCCTCTGATTGATTCTGTCACCATTATACTGGTTATGCTCGGTGATTTCAAGCAGCGCGCCGCCGAGCTGCTAGAGCAACTCGTCCAGCACTGATTGCCAATCAGGAAACTGCGGAGTACCGAAATGAATGTGCCAGCCAACAAACTCAGCAGCACCCCTGGCCGTCCGATCATCGATCAAGATATCACCGCGGCTCAGCTGTTTGACCGACGAAAAAATAACTTTACGAAAGAAAATATTCTCCGGCCCATCGCCGCCAAAATACTGTTTCACCCACGCCAGCTTATCGCCCAGCGCCGTCGGATTTTCCCATGGTGATGACGAGAGAATGTATAAATCATACTTTTCCTTCAGCCTATCAACTGCCTCAAGAGCCCCCGGCATTGGATCCATCAATGCAAAAACACCCGGAATATTGTCATACTCACCCGCAAACTTATCAAGCATCTCAGGCGGAACTTTCGTCAAGGCTGATGTAAAGTTGACTAGTACACCGTCCATATCAATATAAATAATTGGTTTCTTCATAATCAATCTCTCTTTAACATCACCATAAATGCTTCTGATGGAATGTCAACCTTGCCAAAGCGTTTCATGCGCTTTTTGCCGCGAGCTTGTTTGGCGAGAAGTTTCTTTTTTCGGCTGACATCGCCGCCGTAGAGGTAGCCGGTGACATCCTTGCGGTAAGCGCCAATATTTTCGCGGGCAATGAATCTACCGCCAATTGCTGCCTGTAATGCCACCTCAAAGCTCTGGCGCGGCACCACGTCTTTCAATTTCTTGACGATTTCGCGACCCAAACCTGGTGCCTCCGAGCGGTGGCACATCACGCTGAGCGCATCGACCATTTCGCCCGCTACATAAAAATCCACCCGCACCAAATCTTCCGGCTGGTACCCCGCTAGCTCATAATTAAACGAGCCGTAGCCACTGGTTACCGACTTCAGTTGATCATAAAAATCCGTCAGCAGATTAGCCAGCGGTGCCGTAAAAGAAATCAGCGCCCGCTCGTCGATGTAACTGAGATTTTTCTGCCGACCGCGCTTGGCAACAATCAGCTGAATCACCGCACCGATATAATCTTGCGGCACCACAATTTCGCCGTCAATCCACGGCTCGCGAATTTCTTTGATCTGCGCTGGGTCAGGTAGTTCGCTGGCCGATTTGATATCCAACTCCTCGCCGTTCGTCAAACTAACTTGATAATCCGTGCTCGGATTGGTGACGATGAGGTCCAAATTATACTCGCGCTCCAGCCGCTCGCGAATGATATCCATGTGTAGCAGCCCCAAAAAGCCAATCCGCACACCATACCCCAACACTGGTGAATTCTCCGGCTCAAACTGCAGCGCC
The window above is part of the Candidatus Saccharibacteria bacterium oral taxon 488 genome. Proteins encoded here:
- a CDS encoding transcriptional regulator, which produces MTERQQAILAAIIEQYAEIAAPVGSVTLAKLFGVSSATIRSEMAKLEEMGFIEAPHTSAGRIPTDKGYRLYVNGITDAQMTELPSGIDRSARAIEAHVNSHVDTSDRAIRSAVDSLVELTGNFGFASFGDHLYMNGMTQLFSQPEFVEGDHVQAIARLIDNIEPWLREAAPNHPLNVFIGSENPIGKSSGATLIISRFCSKFSNNSYIGVIGPTRQNYRRTMELVRRTGAMLEEVL
- a CDS encoding GTP-binding protein LepA, whose product is MTEKIIVQPLPGYKEVKPFVYAGFFPVSNEDYNDLKEAIEKLSLSDSALQFEPENSPVLGYGVRIGFLGLLHMDIIRERLEREYNLDLIVTNPSTDYQVSLTNGEELDIKSASELPDPAQIKEIREPWIDGEIVVPQDYIGAVIQLIVAKRGRQKNLSYIDERALISFTAPLANLLTDFYDQLKSVTSGYGSFNYELAGYQPEDLVRVDFYVAGEMVDALSVMCHRSEAPGLGREIVKKLKDVVPRQSFEVALQAAIGGRFIARENIGAYRKDVTGYLYGGDVSRKKKLLAKQARGKKRMKRFGKVDIPSEAFMVMLKRD
- a CDS encoding nucleotide exchange factor GrpE → MTKSKAKKAEDLEQQLGELTLDLQRTRADFENYRKRVETEKQSAHQMGQAKSVMKLLPVIDTIERAIVNVPEELQDNAWARGVAGLGKQLDKQLKEIGLEKINAKPGTLFNPELHQAVQFDGEAEGDKEVVAEELRAGYTLDGVVIRDAMVKVTRQSSESTRADVKENTDASEK
- a CDS encoding CYTH domain-containing protein; translated protein: MKQTAIINSEIKARCADQESVRQYLREHGADFKGTDHQIDTYFDVPKGRLKLRQGPIENNLIFYRRADTNGPKQSTINLSPVAPDSTIGEVLTAALGVRVVVDKQREIYFIDNVKFHIDTVKGLGNFVEIEAIDTDGKRNAEQLEQQCSHYMRELSIQDTDLVVGSYSDLLESAALSH
- the dnaK gene encoding molecular chaperone DnaK, giving the protein MGKIIGIDLGTTNSAFAYMLAGKPEVIANAEGNRTTPSVVAINKKGERLVGQVAQRQRVTNPKNTIYGVKRFIGRKFDDKEVQKDRGLMPFKIVKKGAGVAVEMGGKEYTPEEVSAMILGKIKADAEAFLGEKVTEAVITVPAYFDDSQRQATKDAGKIAGLEVKRIINEPTAAALAYGLEKGKNDETIVVFDLGGGTFDVSVLELGDGVFEVKATNGDTHLGGEDFDNVIVNYFLDDFKSKEGIDLRKDNAAMQRLKDEAEKAKKELSTVTEYEVNIPFITADADGPKHFELSLTRAKLEDLVKDLLARLDGPVEKALKDAKLSKSDIQNVVMVGGMTRMPAVVERVKKLFGKDPMQGVNPDEVVAVGAAIQGGVLAGDVKDVLLLDVTPLSLGIETMGGVSTKLIERNTTVPTSKSEVFSTAADNQPQVEIHVLQGEREFANDNKSLGRFVLDGIAPAPRGVPQIEVTFNIDANGILNVTAKDKGTGKEQSITIQNSGNMSKEDIEKAQKEAELHADEDKKKRETVDAKNQLENAIYQAKKMPDEFKDKISDDDKKAIDEAVKEAEKHKDADDKDELEAAAKALQDAIMPIGAKMYQQAAEDKKADESKDDKKSDKDEPVEGEVVDEK